ATACATTTTCCAACTTTTTAAATACTTTATTCATGAGTCTTTTGATATTTCAGTacaacaaaaaatatgaaacagtaGAGGAATACAGGGTCAGATTTGAAATCTGGAAGAAGAATTTACGTATGATCAACAAACATAATGCTGGCATCCATTCCTACACATGTAAGTACTATACTAGCAACCATTCCTACACATGTACTATACTAGCAACCATTCCTACACATGTAAATACTATACTAGCAACCATTCCTACACATGTAAATACTATACTAGCAACCATTCCTACACATGTAAATACTATACTAGCAACCATTGCTACACATGTAAATACTATACTAGCAACCATTCCTACACATGTAAGTACTATACTAGCAACCATTCCTACACATGTAAGTACTATACTAGCAACCATTGCTACACATGTAAATACTATACTAGCAACCATTCCTACACATGTAAGTACGATACCAGCAATTTTTGCCAGACCTTTCTGTCTACCAAAGAcatattaataaataaaatagtaACCTTGACTCATTTTTTTCCTGCTTAAAAAGTGGCCGTTAATAAGTTTGCCGATATGGAATTTGAAGAGTTTCAGAAGAAATACCTCCTGACTGCACCACAGGTGATTTTTAGTCAAATTTATTGACTTTGAAACCTGAATTTGAGTTTTCCATGATTATACCAATTGATGGCACtcaatttgacaaaaaatgtgttGAGATGGTCAAAATAGATTTATATTGGATATTCTTTGATGGTGACAGCAAAGCTGCCATTTGTAATGGCCATGACAGTGCCACGTACATCACAAATGGTTGACTATGTTACATGTAAGTCACGTCACATATTAAAGGTGCTCTGTCTTTTTTAAGTATTTCTCAAACATATCCTTTTAAGGCTATCGGTCAATATTTGACGTCATAGCTATGGACAGATATGGAAAATTTGAGAAGAAAGGAGGATGGTTTGTTTGCACGACCAATTGGAATCTGACATTACAGGACCAAATCTGATTGATTTTGTGTGAATTGCACTCTAAAGGTTGACTAAATTTCAGTCTTCAGGGGTTAAAATTCACAGGGCCATTTCAAAGTTCTTGAAAACACCATTGTTTTTTGGTTTTGCACAATCTTTGCATTATTGGAATTGTCAAATTTGGATCATTTGTATTGTGTTTGCATTCTGCCAGCTGCACAACCAATGTCAAGTGCACACTGctatatttatttacaaaacttacaatcAGTCGTTAAGTAGCAACATAACACCTGACCTAAAGAAAGGAGTGGTTTATTTTCAAGTTTActtcaaattgtaaattttaatcTTCTGGTttaattgttatttttcagaattgttCTGCAACCCAGGGTAACCATATCTTTCACTGGAGGGATATTCCAAAAGCATTTGACTGGAATAAATGGACCAGAAAAGTAGTTACTGATGTCAAAAACCAGGTAGAATAGTGCACACTCATAGCAAGACTTTCTGTGTCAGCATGAATATATAAGGAATGGTTGACAGTGATACTGCGCTTGCAAAACTCAAACATTGTGAGATGtatacattttcataaatggCAATAATTCTGGTGACAAGGAGATCAACAATGTTCATTTCAAAGCTACttgaaattgtttgaaaatttttcaccaACTCACATgcaatataaaacaaaaatataaaatagccTTGATATTGCAACAACATGTTTATAAAACAAGAATGTACATGTAGGTTTGATTAGCCAAGGGGCGTTGCTGACACCACTGGTGGGTGTAACTGTCAGTGCTGTTTTGTTGATGTGCTATGTTGTCTCAGCTCaacaaagaaaatgacaaactagTTTTCTAATCCAATATGACAAGCAATACATTAAATTTACTTTCTGACACATTAGTAATAGcttttctttaatttctcaTTAGCGTGAACCACTTCACAGCCCTCCCTGCAAACGATTTTATCTGGTTCAATCTCATTATGTGACATACTCAGATCAATTCACagagtttttttattttaagctAGAAATTTTACTGGTATCTTACAACTTTCAATTCTGCAGGCAAAACCAGCATTCTTGAAGTGATACATATAACAGTGGAGTGGTCTACATATTAACAATGGTTAGATATTGTTGTGTATGACCGTGAAGTGATCAAATTTTAGATAAGGTGACATTTGTGGAATATCTGACTTATTCTATTTCAAACAGGAGTCATGTGGAAGTTGCTGGTCATTCTCAACAACTGGAGCTCTGGAATCTCACACAGCTATAGCATATTCAACATTAATATCTTTGTCAGAACAACAATTGATCGACTGTGCTCAGGCGTTCAACAACCATGGATGTGAGGGGTAAATTTGAAGcaatatttt
This is a stretch of genomic DNA from Ptychodera flava strain L36383 chromosome 21, AS_Pfla_20210202, whole genome shotgun sequence. It encodes these proteins:
- the LOC139121544 gene encoding pro-cathepsin H-like isoform X1, which gives rise to MYYTSNHSYTCKYYTSNHSYTCKYYTSNHSYTCKYYTSNHCYTCKYYTSNHSYTCKYYTSNHSYTCKYYTSNHCYTCKYYTSNHSYTLAVNKFADMEFEEFQKKYLLTAPQNCSATQGNHIFHWRDIPKAFDWNKWTRKVVTDVKNQESCGSCWSFSTTGALESHTAIAYSTLISLSEQQLIDCAQAFNNHGCEGGLPSQAFEYIRYNNGLESEADYPYTAKDGKCKFDPSKTVAYVADVVNITLGDEKGILDAVYNHGPVSIAYDVAADFQFYKSGVYSSTECKTSPQHVNHAVLATGFNETVSGEKYWIVKNSWGADWGLHGYFWIKRGENMCGLADCASYPVVHD